Genomic segment of Chitinophaga varians:
CAATACGGTGTCTATATTAGACAAGGTGCCTTCGAGTTTTTTCACCAGCGGGGTGATTTGTTCCTTGATGGCGTCTGTCATGGAGCCGTCCACGGAGGCGTAGATGGTGTCGCCATTTTGAAGGTATTCGGTAGCGTTGCCGAGGTCCATCTGTACCGTCTTGGTGCCTAGCAGGTCGCTGCTGATACGTGCCACTGAATTGCGGGGGATGTTTACTTTTTTGGTGATGGTGAGGGTGACCAGTATTCTGGATGGATCGTTGTCTTTTACATTCAGCTCAGAAACGCTTCCTACCACCAGGCCGTTCACCTGTACGGCGTTGGACGGCTGCAGTCCATTTACCTGTTTGTAGACAGCGTAGATGGTTTTGTTGTGTGAAAACAGGCTCTTTCCCTTCAATAAATTAAAGCCCAGTACGAGTAAGGTGATACCCAGCACGGTAAGTATGCCTACCTTGGTTTCATTAGATAATTTGAGCATGAGATTCGTATACGTTCACCGCAAAAATAATCAAAAAGCATGCACGGGGCGTAGGTAGCAGAAAATGTTGGCAATAAAAAAAGGGGGAGGGGCGGCGGGGGTATTGGGGAGGGGTGAAGCGGGGGATCAGCAGGAAGTTACGAAAGCATCTCTGAATCCGAGTTTGCGGGCTTTTCGTACAGCCGTGGAGGCCTGGCGGTCTGTTTTAAAGTGTCCCCAGGTATATCGGTGCATTTTTTTTTTATTCAGAACGATCTGTTCGTGACTGATAGGACCGTGGAGCTTCCTGAAAATGGAAGCTCCCGGTGTATATAATTTATCAGTGGTCATCAGTTGAACGCAGTAAGCATCGTCCGGTTGGGGAACGGTGTTTTTGCCTTTACCGGCCGGTTTGCGGACATGGTTGAAGGCCTGCGGGCGGCTGGCAGTGGATTCATCGGTGTTGGAAGAGCCGCGGTTGGTGAAGCGTTCCAGCTCATCGCGGTATCTTTTGATGGCTTTGAAGATGCCCATGGCCAGTTCCTGTTGGCCGCCGGCAGAGTTGAGGTATTCCTCTTCTTCCGGGTTGCTGATGAAGCCCAGTTCCACGAGCACGCTGGGCATGGCCGTAGCGGAGAGCACCCAGATGCCTTTTTCATTACGCTGACGGGCGCCTCTGCTGATACGACCGGCTTTGGTGAACTCGTCCTCGATGAGGGTAGACAACCGGAGGCTTTGGTCGAAGTAGGCGTTACGCAGGGTATTGAGCAGGATGAACGTTTCCGGGTTCTCGTCTGCGAGCTGTTTGGTCTCTTCAGAATCGGCGTCCAGTACGATCACGGAGTTTTGTTTGAGGGACTCCATTTTGGCGTTGTTCTTACTGGTGGCCCATATATACGTTTCCGTGCCTTTCGCATTGCTGGGATAGTAGGCGTAGATAGGCTGTTTTATGGCTATCTTCTTTTTCCCTTTTTTGCGGTAGACGGTTTTATAGTCGACCACTTTCCTGATTTTGCCGGTGGAGTTACAGTGGATAGACACGAAAAGGTCACCTTTGGCATCGTTGGCGATCTGTGCTTTTTTGCGGGGATCGTCAAAGCGGTCTGTTTTTCGTGTATACACTACCTTTACATCCGGTAGGTTGTCTTCGAGGATTTTGCCCAGTTTCAGGGCCACAGCCAGTGTTACCTGCTTTTCTGTTGAGTAGCTTCCTCTGGCCCCGGGGTCTTCACCGCCGTGACCGGCATCAATTACAATAGTACGGATAGGGTTTTCCTGTTTCTTTGAAACTGGATTGTTTTTTGCCTGAATAAAAAAGGTACAGGTGAAAAGAGTTCCCAGTCCTAAAATCCAAAATCGGTTCCAGCGCATGATTCTCATTTTAATGGGTGCTGTTATCACAAAAAATAAAAAAATAAGTTTATCTGTTAAATTAGTAATTCCTTTGCTCCATGCGTGTTTACAGTATGTTTCCTCTTGCCGGACATCAAACTTTACAAGCTGCCTTTTGTAATAAATTGTATAATTTCTTGTAGGTTTGTGCCCGCCTTAACACATGAGCTCTAGCTACAAAAATAATTATAAAAAGTTTTTACGGCAGACATACCTGGCTTTTGCAGGTATGGTTATCGCCGTTCCCTTTATTATAGATGCATCAGGGGTCGCAAGGCCACACGCATCGCTGACTTTTAACAAAACTTTGGCAGATACCGTTCCTGCCCGGAAAGACACCGTAAAGCCGAAAGGGCTAAAAGTGACTGCAAAACCCGGTGCAGACACCAATATCGTGTCAAAAGACCAGGATACCTCCAAAGAGGTGACCGTGGATACCGTTTTTGTTCCCAAGGTGTCCAAAGATACGCTGGACGCGCCGGTAACCTATAAGGCGAAGGACTCCATTATCCTGATGGTGCCTGACAAACGCTTTTATCTGTATGGTACTGCCAGTACCAAATATAAATCGATTGATCTTTCTGCCGAAAAAATGAATTTCGACCAGAACACCGGCGTATTGGAGGCCACCAATGCCAAAGATACCGCAGGGAAGATCATCGGCCGCCCGGTCATGAACGACGGAGGCCAGAGCTTCGAGTCAGACACGCTCCGGTATAATTTTACCTCTCAGAAAGCAAAGATCTACAATACCCGGTCCCAGTACGGCGAAGGTTATATCCATAGTGAACTTACCAAAAAAGAGTCGGATAATACCATTTTCGGCTTTAAAAACGGGTACACTACCTGTAACCTCGATACGCCGCACTTTAGCTTTAGGGCCCGTAAAATAAAGGTTATCCCTGACAAACTGGTAATTTCCGGGCCCGCCAACCTGGAAATTATGGGAATACCCACCCCGTTGTACATTCCGTTCGCCATTTTCCCGATCACCCAGGGCCAGCGGTCCGGTATCCTGCCACCGCAGTATGTGGTGAACCAGCAGAAAGGGATGGGCCTCGAAAACGGCGGTTACTACTTCGGACTGGGGGAAAATATGGACCTTACCCTGCGGGGCGACGTCTATTCCTATGGCTCCTGGAGCCTCACGGCCAGCCCCACGTACCGGAAACGGTACAAATACAACGGTGGTCTGAACCTGAGCTTTGCCAACACCCGTTATGGTGATCCGGCGGTACCGTCCGAGTTTACAAAGTCCCGCGACTTCCGTATCACCTGGAACCACAGTATGGACAGCAAGGCCCGCCCGGGGGTGAACTTCGGCGCCAGCGTGAACTTCGGTAGCTCTTCCTATAACAGATTCAACGTATTTGACTATAGCACCCGTGTCAACAACAACATCGGGTCTTCCATCACCTTTTCCAAAACATGGCAGGGCAAGCCTTATAACCTTACCCTGGGCCTGAACCACTCTCAGAACCTGGCCACCCGCGACGTGTCTATCTCTTTCCCTGACGGTACTTTTACGGTGAACA
This window contains:
- a CDS encoding N-acetylmuramoyl-L-alanine amidase, with the translated sequence MRWNRFWILGLGTLFTCTFFIQAKNNPVSKKQENPIRTIVIDAGHGGEDPGARGSYSTEKQVTLAVALKLGKILEDNLPDVKVVYTRKTDRFDDPRKKAQIANDAKGDLFVSIHCNSTGKIRKVVDYKTVYRKKGKKKIAIKQPIYAYYPSNAKGTETYIWATSKNNAKMESLKQNSVIVLDADSEETKQLADENPETFILLNTLRNAYFDQSLRLSTLIEDEFTKAGRISRGARQRNEKGIWVLSATAMPSVLVELGFISNPEEEEYLNSAGGQQELAMGIFKAIKRYRDELERFTNRGSSNTDESTASRPQAFNHVRKPAGKGKNTVPQPDDAYCVQLMTTDKLYTPGASIFRKLHGPISHEQIVLNKKKMHRYTWGHFKTDRQASTAVRKARKLGFRDAFVTSC